The Tardiphaga alba genome includes a window with the following:
- a CDS encoding type II toxin-antitoxin system VapB family antitoxin, which yields MPINVNNPEADALTREFAKLADVSITDAIVIAMTEAIERRRKGETPLQTAARLRAKYGVTLGEKAKKPLPREAFDEQWEAD from the coding sequence GTGCCGATCAATGTCAACAACCCGGAGGCAGATGCCCTGACGCGCGAGTTTGCCAAGCTGGCTGACGTCAGCATCACCGATGCCATCGTGATCGCCATGACCGAGGCAATCGAGAGGCGGCGTAAAGGCGAAACGCCGTTGCAAACGGCAGCTCGTTTGCGCGCGAAATATGGTGTTACTCTCGGCGAGAAGGCAAAGAAGCCGTTGCCGCGTGAGGCCTTTGACGAGCAATGGGAGGCGGATTGA
- a CDS encoding type II toxin-antitoxin system VapC family toxin: MFVDACAVIAMLSGEPEAERVADALAGGKQRLTSPVAVLEAVMGLARPDKFNLPIDVVEKMVLEFLDQHSIEISDLPPAGVTVALALAAAHRYRSGRRGLNLGDCLHYACAKHYDVPILATGGEFGQTDLETVL; the protein is encoded by the coding sequence ATGTTCGTCGATGCATGCGCAGTGATCGCGATGCTGTCGGGCGAGCCCGAAGCCGAGCGCGTCGCTGATGCCCTCGCTGGCGGAAAGCAGCGCCTCACATCGCCGGTTGCGGTCCTCGAAGCGGTGATGGGCCTCGCACGTCCGGACAAGTTCAATTTGCCCATCGATGTGGTCGAGAAGATGGTGCTCGAATTTCTCGACCAGCATAGCATCGAGATCAGTGACCTGCCACCGGCCGGCGTAACGGTTGCACTCGCGCTAGCGGCGGCGCATCGCTACCGATCGGGGCGCCGTGGTCTCAATCTGGGCGATTGCCTGCATTATGCGTGCGCAAAGCACTACGACGTTCCGATTCTGGCGACGGGTGGCGAATTCGGTCAGACCGATCTTGAAACCGTCCTCTGA
- a CDS encoding LLM class flavin-dependent oxidoreductase produces MARVKFGAFLAPHHPIGEHPMLQFRRDLDLVEQLDSLGYDEFWCGEHHSSGWEMIASPEMFLAAAGERTKRIRLGTGVISLPYHHPYNVAQRMVQLDHMTGGRAIFGSGPGALASDAHTLGIDPMTQRDRQDEAIDIIRRLFRGERVTAKSDWFTMNDAALQILPLQEEMPFVVASQISPSGMTLAGKYGIGIISLGSMSTQGLMALPTQWGFAEDAAKKHGTTVDRANWRVLLSWHIAETREQAEREAGPGLMRWHNEYTVKTLQRPGVQPFSSPEDAVEKTAGGENAASTIGTPDDLIKTIKNLMQVSGGVGTIIGFVHDWANSENTRRSWDMVARYVVPEINGYIASLRKSQTWVIENREVFERAGQAVMAKIMQNEKAAAALPLTGPGRVAIPTVNAPDLRKG; encoded by the coding sequence ATGGCTCGCGTGAAGTTCGGCGCCTTTCTCGCTCCCCATCATCCCATCGGCGAACATCCGATGCTGCAGTTCCGGCGAGACCTCGATCTCGTCGAGCAGCTCGACTCGCTCGGCTATGACGAATTCTGGTGCGGCGAGCATCACTCATCCGGCTGGGAGATGATCGCTTCGCCGGAGATGTTCCTCGCCGCCGCGGGCGAACGCACCAAGCGCATCCGGCTCGGCACCGGCGTGATCTCGCTGCCCTACCATCACCCCTACAATGTCGCCCAGCGCATGGTGCAGCTCGACCATATGACCGGCGGGCGCGCCATCTTCGGCTCGGGACCGGGTGCACTGGCGTCCGATGCGCATACGCTCGGCATCGATCCGATGACCCAGCGCGACCGCCAGGACGAGGCCATCGACATCATCCGCCGCCTGTTCAGAGGCGAGCGCGTCACGGCGAAGAGCGACTGGTTCACCATGAACGACGCGGCGCTGCAGATCCTGCCGCTGCAGGAAGAGATGCCATTCGTGGTGGCCTCGCAGATTTCGCCGTCCGGCATGACGCTGGCCGGCAAATACGGCATCGGCATCATTTCGCTGGGCTCGATGTCCACGCAAGGGCTGATGGCACTGCCGACGCAATGGGGCTTTGCCGAGGATGCCGCGAAGAAGCACGGCACCACCGTCGACCGCGCCAATTGGCGGGTGCTGCTGTCCTGGCACATTGCCGAAACGCGCGAACAGGCCGAGCGCGAGGCCGGCCCTGGCCTGATGCGCTGGCACAACGAATACACCGTGAAGACGCTGCAGCGGCCGGGAGTACAGCCCTTCTCGTCACCCGAGGATGCCGTGGAGAAGACGGCAGGCGGCGAGAATGCAGCATCCACCATCGGCACGCCCGATGATCTCATCAAGACCATCAAGAACCTGATGCAGGTAAGCGGCGGCGTCGGCACCATCATCGGCTTCGTGCATGACTGGGCCAATTCGGAAAACACGCGGCGCAGCTGGGACATGGTGGCGCGCTATGTGGTGCCGGAGATCAACGGCTACATCGCATCCTTGCGCAAATCACAGACCTGGGTGATCGAGAACCGCGAGGTGTTCGAGCGCGCCGGACAGGCCGTGATGGCCAAGATCATGCAGAACGAGAAGGCCGCCGCCGCGCTGCCGCTCACCGGACCGGGCCGCGTAGCGATCCCGACGGTGAATGCGCCGGATCTGCGGAAAGGCTGA
- the htpX gene encoding zinc metalloprotease HtpX, whose translation MSYFKTAILLAGMTALFMGVGYLMGGASGAMIALVVAAGMNMFAYWNSDRAVLSMHGAQPVDARNAPDLYRMVGELAHNAQLPMPKVYIMDNPQPNAFATGRNPENAAVAVTTGLMQQLSREELAGVVAHELAHIKHHDTLLMTITATIAGAIGMIAQFGMFFGGNRNNNGPGVIGQIALMILAPLAAMLVQMAISRTREYAADEMGARICGQPMWLASALAKIENAAHHIPNEDAERAPATAHMFIINPLSGRAMDNLFTTHPATQNRIAALQQLAQQMGAQGGYVQQRPAAPAATGPWNGGSAPRRGPWG comes from the coding sequence ATGAGCTATTTCAAGACCGCAATCTTGCTGGCCGGCATGACCGCCCTGTTCATGGGCGTTGGCTATCTCATGGGCGGTGCGTCGGGCGCGATGATCGCGCTGGTGGTTGCCGCCGGCATGAACATGTTCGCCTACTGGAATTCGGATCGCGCGGTGCTGTCGATGCACGGCGCGCAGCCGGTGGATGCGCGCAATGCGCCCGACCTGTATCGCATGGTCGGCGAGCTCGCCCACAATGCGCAGCTGCCGATGCCCAAGGTCTATATCATGGACAATCCGCAGCCGAACGCGTTCGCGACCGGCCGCAATCCGGAGAATGCCGCCGTTGCTGTCACGACGGGCCTGATGCAGCAGCTGTCGCGCGAGGAGCTAGCTGGCGTGGTGGCGCATGAGCTTGCGCATATCAAGCATCACGACACGCTGCTGATGACCATCACCGCCACCATTGCCGGTGCGATCGGAATGATCGCCCAGTTCGGCATGTTTTTCGGCGGCAACCGCAACAATAATGGCCCGGGTGTCATCGGCCAGATCGCGCTGATGATCCTGGCGCCGCTCGCCGCCATGCTGGTGCAGATGGCGATCTCTCGCACGCGCGAATATGCCGCCGACGAGATGGGTGCGCGGATCTGCGGCCAGCCCATGTGGCTCGCCTCGGCACTGGCCAAGATCGAGAACGCCGCGCATCACATCCCGAACGAGGACGCCGAGCGTGCACCGGCGACCGCGCATATGTTCATCATCAATCCGCTGTCGGGCCGCGCCATGGACAATCTGTTCACGACCCACCCGGCCACGCAAAATCGTATCGCAGCGCTGCAGCAGCTCGCGCAGCAGATGGGCGCGCAAGGCGGCTATGTGCAGCAGCGCCCGGCTGCTCCAGCCGCGACCGGCCCATGGAATGGCGGCAGCGCGCCGCGTCGTGGCCCTTGGGGCTAA
- a CDS encoding DUF1236 domain-containing protein — protein sequence MIRRLLGTAAVVAVMAMPAIAQAQGVPGGIERGAREGERAAGPVGAIVGGTIGGVVGGVAGVLGVDDRPRFRSYVVEQRRPSYTYEREVRVGAVLPDSGVTYYEVPAEYRAARDYRYTVVNGRTVLVEPGTHRIVEVID from the coding sequence ATGATCCGCCGTCTTCTTGGAACTGCTGCCGTCGTTGCCGTGATGGCGATGCCTGCCATCGCTCAGGCCCAGGGCGTTCCCGGTGGCATCGAGCGCGGTGCGCGCGAAGGTGAACGGGCTGCCGGCCCGGTGGGCGCCATTGTTGGCGGCACCATCGGTGGCGTTGTCGGCGGCGTGGCCGGCGTGCTTGGCGTCGATGACCGCCCGCGCTTCCGTAGCTATGTCGTTGAACAGCGTCGTCCGTCCTACACCTATGAGCGCGAAGTGCGCGTCGGTGCAGTGCTGCCCGATAGCGGCGTGACCTATTACGAGGTGCCGGCCGAATATCGTGCCGCGCGCGACTATCGCTACACAGTGGTGAATGGCCGTACCGTTCTGGTTGAGCCGGGAACGCATCGCATCGTCGAAGTGATCGACTAA
- a CDS encoding SDR family NAD(P)-dependent oxidoreductase yields MGRLDNKVAVITGATSGIGLRTAEVFVAQGAKIVIAGRRAAEGEALAKQLGVNCRFLQTDVTDEAQMKALITLAVDHFGRIDCLFNNAGGPAQTGGIEGLDVDRFDAAMATLVRSVMLGMKHAAPHMKKQGSGSIINNGSIAGHLAGYSSSVVYGAAKAAVIHLTQCVAMELGESGVRVNSISPGAIATGIFGKALGLSVEAADGMAMKMREVFKAAQPIPRAGLPDDIANAAVFFASDESSFVNGTDLVVDGGVIGGRNWSQQQAGYVGLRQMFGTAE; encoded by the coding sequence ATGGGACGTCTGGACAACAAGGTCGCGGTTATCACCGGAGCAACCAGCGGCATCGGTCTTCGCACGGCCGAAGTCTTTGTCGCGCAGGGAGCAAAGATCGTCATTGCAGGCCGCCGCGCCGCTGAAGGCGAGGCGCTTGCGAAGCAGCTCGGCGTCAATTGCCGCTTCCTGCAGACCGACGTCACCGACGAAGCGCAGATGAAGGCGCTGATCACGCTCGCCGTCGATCATTTCGGCCGCATCGACTGCCTGTTCAACAATGCCGGCGGCCCCGCGCAGACCGGCGGCATCGAAGGCCTGGACGTCGATCGCTTCGACGCCGCGATGGCAACATTGGTGCGCAGCGTCATGCTCGGCATGAAGCACGCAGCGCCGCATATGAAAAAACAGGGCTCCGGCAGCATCATCAACAATGGCAGTATCGCGGGCCACCTCGCCGGGTACTCTTCCTCGGTCGTCTATGGTGCGGCCAAGGCGGCGGTCATCCACCTCACGCAATGCGTCGCCATGGAGCTCGGCGAGAGCGGCGTGCGCGTCAACAGCATCTCGCCCGGCGCCATCGCTACCGGCATTTTCGGCAAGGCGCTCGGCCTGTCGGTGGAAGCCGCAGACGGCATGGCCATGAAGATGCGCGAGGTGTTCAAGGCAGCGCAACCGATCCCGCGTGCGGGACTGCCGGACGATATCGCCAATGCCGCGGTGTTTTTTGCCAGCGACGAGTCGAGCTTCGTCAACGGCACCGACCTCGTCGTCGATGGCGGCGTCATCGGCGGCCGCAACTGGAGCCAGCAACAGGCCGGCTATGTCGGCCTGCGCCAGATGTTCGGTACGGCGGAATAG
- the sthA gene encoding Si-specific NAD(P)(+) transhydrogenase, with the protein MHDYDMIVIGSGPSGRRAAIQCAKLGKSVLVVEKGRRVGGVSVHTGTIPSKTLRETVLNLSGWRERGFYGLGYRVKQDIGAHDLIARLHKTLNHEVEVLEHQFSRNGVRTANGEARFTGPHDIEIVSERGDVKRVTGEKILIACGTRPFRPDYVPFDGNTVLDSDEVVELSKLPRSLAVIGAGVIGVEYATIFSALDVAVTLIEPRNSFLDFIDKELIGEFMHELRDRNVALRLGSKVDAIRIADSGHIVTDLSDGRHVTSDMLLFAAGRVGATDALKLDTAGIEVDYRGRIKVDPVTMQTTVPHIYAAGDVIGFPSLASTSMEQGRVAACHALGIDAHAPPEFFPYGIYSVPEISTTGLTEEEVREKGIPYEIGIARFRETSRGHIMGLNSGMMKMIFSTRTKRLLGVHILGEGATELIHIGQAVLNLKGTIDYFIQNTFNYPTLAEAYKIAGLDAWNRMTAK; encoded by the coding sequence ATGCATGACTACGACATGATCGTCATCGGCTCCGGTCCGTCGGGCCGGCGTGCCGCCATTCAATGCGCCAAGCTCGGCAAGTCGGTGCTGGTGGTGGAGAAGGGACGACGGGTCGGCGGCGTCTCCGTGCATACGGGAACGATCCCTTCGAAAACGTTGCGCGAGACCGTCCTCAACCTGTCCGGCTGGCGCGAGCGCGGTTTCTATGGGCTCGGCTATCGCGTCAAGCAGGATATCGGCGCGCACGACCTGATCGCGCGACTGCACAAGACGCTCAATCACGAAGTCGAAGTGCTGGAGCATCAGTTCAGCCGCAACGGCGTCCGCACCGCGAATGGCGAAGCACGCTTCACCGGCCCGCATGACATCGAGATCGTGTCGGAGCGCGGCGACGTCAAACGCGTCACCGGTGAAAAAATCCTCATCGCCTGCGGCACGCGTCCGTTCCGCCCGGACTATGTGCCGTTCGATGGCAACACCGTCCTCGACAGTGACGAGGTGGTCGAACTCTCGAAACTGCCGCGCAGCCTCGCGGTGATCGGCGCCGGCGTGATCGGCGTCGAATATGCGACCATCTTCAGCGCGCTTGACGTGGCCGTGACGCTGATCGAGCCGCGCAACAGCTTCCTCGATTTCATCGACAAGGAGCTGATCGGCGAGTTCATGCACGAGCTGCGCGATCGCAATGTCGCGCTGCGGTTGGGATCGAAGGTGGATGCCATCAGGATCGCTGACAGCGGGCATATCGTCACCGATCTCTCCGATGGCCGCCACGTCACCTCCGACATGCTGCTGTTTGCTGCAGGCCGCGTCGGCGCCACTGATGCGCTGAAACTCGATACCGCCGGAATCGAGGTTGACTATCGCGGCCGCATCAAGGTCGATCCGGTCACGATGCAGACCACCGTGCCGCATATCTATGCCGCCGGTGACGTGATCGGCTTTCCATCGCTGGCCTCCACATCCATGGAACAGGGCCGTGTCGCCGCCTGCCATGCGCTGGGCATCGACGCGCATGCGCCGCCGGAATTCTTCCCCTACGGCATCTATTCGGTGCCGGAAATCTCGACGACCGGCCTCACCGAAGAGGAAGTCCGCGAGAAGGGCATCCCCTACGAGATCGGCATCGCGCGCTTCCGCGAAACCTCGCGCGGCCACATCATGGGGCTGAACAGCGGCATGATGAAGATGATCTTCTCCACGCGCACCAAACGGCTGCTCGGCGTGCACATCCTCGGCGAAGGCGCGACAGAGCTGATCCATATCGGCCAGGCCGTGCTGAACCTGAAGGGCACGATCGACTACTTCATCCAGAACACGTTCAACTATCCGACGCTGGCGGAAGCCTACAAGATTGCCGGGCTGGATGCGTGGAACAGGATGACGGCGAAGTAG
- a CDS encoding OmpA family protein, which produces MLGRYLTLGFFCLLGAGSALAEATIPNKDIPGARDNALLKRYDGSFIVSYERLAFTDLSIPLSKLEKAGDSERDRMNNQVFKPKQALEVEGARTRIVYLLPANRSPLEVLRNYQDVVKSAGGDVLFTCKGEDCGGESTRSSSGGGGDMSLMMHFVTEAQIKDADFSNGKCALTSGIDDQRFFAAKIPQPGGDAYVTVHTFQMKDDLYCKAFNERTIALVHIVEPKPREQKMVVVKADDMAKTIGSTGRVALYGIFFDTGKADLKPESAPTLQEIAGLLSSDPKLAVLIVGHTDNQGAYDYNLDLSRRRAESVVAALTASYRADGKRLRAAGVGMLAPAASNDADDGRAKNRRVEVVKLN; this is translated from the coding sequence ATGTTGGGACGATATCTGACGCTCGGCTTCTTCTGCCTGCTCGGCGCCGGCAGCGCATTGGCCGAAGCGACCATTCCGAACAAAGACATCCCCGGTGCACGCGACAATGCGCTGCTCAAGCGCTACGACGGCTCGTTCATCGTCAGCTATGAACGTCTCGCATTCACCGATCTGAGCATCCCGCTGTCGAAACTGGAAAAGGCCGGCGATAGCGAACGCGATCGCATGAACAATCAGGTCTTCAAGCCGAAGCAGGCGCTGGAGGTCGAAGGCGCGCGCACGCGCATCGTCTATCTGTTGCCGGCCAATCGTTCACCGCTCGAAGTGCTGCGCAACTATCAGGACGTCGTGAAGTCTGCCGGCGGCGACGTCCTGTTCACCTGCAAGGGCGAGGATTGCGGCGGCGAATCGACCCGCTCCAGTTCAGGCGGCGGCGGCGACATGAGCCTGATGATGCATTTTGTCACCGAAGCGCAGATCAAGGATGCCGATTTCTCCAACGGCAAATGCGCGCTGACATCGGGCATCGACGATCAGCGGTTCTTCGCCGCCAAAATTCCACAGCCCGGCGGCGATGCCTATGTCACCGTGCATACGTTTCAGATGAAGGACGATCTCTACTGCAAGGCATTCAACGAGCGCACCATTGCCCTGGTGCATATCGTCGAGCCCAAGCCGCGCGAGCAGAAAATGGTCGTCGTCAAAGCGGATGACATGGCCAAGACCATCGGCTCGACCGGGCGGGTGGCGCTGTACGGGATCTTCTTCGATACCGGAAAGGCCGATCTCAAGCCGGAATCCGCGCCGACCCTGCAGGAGATCGCGGGATTGCTGTCATCCGACCCGAAGCTCGCGGTGCTCATCGTTGGCCACACCGACAATCAGGGCGCCTACGACTACAATTTGGATCTCTCCCGCCGTCGCGCGGAATCGGTGGTGGCTGCGCTGACGGCCAGCTACCGCGCCGATGGCAAACGCCTGCGCGCCGCCGGCGTCGGGATGCTGGCGCCGGCGGCGTCGAATGATGCGGATGATGGACGTGCAAAGAACCGGCGTGTGGAGGTCGTGAAGCTGAACTGA
- a CDS encoding hybrid sensor histidine kinase/response regulator has product MNSDGSIVPHMAAERTENQVDFLAGGGDMGALMRAYDWRSSPLGPPSGWPQGLRTAIRILLNSYHPIFIWWGPELIQFYNDAYRATLDDQQHPRALGEQGRAFWHEIWHIIGPQVDQVMSGGGPTWHEDQLIPVTRNGELTYGYWTYGYSPLDGDDGIGGVMVICRDVTKDHQANIALREREAELARVQEIGSIGGLEVDLRTGFRNRRSPEYLRIHGLPPDAVNESHQDWVARVHPEDREATEQKFIEAVKSGVQEYSVQYRIIRPSDGALRWISVKSIIERDESGKPLRLVGAHTDVTEEVQSREALQRSEEQAKQLALKLAELNATLAERVREKTRERDRIWSVSRDLLMVADYSGAWRTVNPAWTQVLGWSETDLLDRTSRWLEHPDDQAKTIAEIEKLALGYQTIRFENRLRHKDGSYRWLSWTATPDNELIYCVARDVTEEKAAAERLKAAEEALRQSQKMEAVGQLTGGIAHDFNNLLTGIVGSLDLMQTRLGQGRTESLPRYIDAAMTSANRAASLTHRLLAFARRQPLVPKAVDANALVMSLEDLLRRTIGERLELHIAAAPDLWSTLCDPNQLESALLNLAINARDAMPDGGRLSIVTRNIHVGTITADTPALTPGDYICIAVADTGTGMTADVLARAFDPFFTTKPIGQGTGLGLSMIYGFARQSNGHVSIDSHVGLGTSVKLYLPRHEGAASEDVAGTQRDEHKSAGETVLVVEDEPVVRAVVVELLQDEGYHVLEAIDGTSGLAVLQGNAKIDLLVTDVGLPGMNGRQLADQARETRPDLKILFITGYAESVAMAEGFLLPGMEMITKPFDLDILSRRIRAMISV; this is encoded by the coding sequence ATGAATTCAGACGGATCGATTGTTCCGCATATGGCGGCAGAGCGTACAGAGAATCAGGTCGATTTCCTCGCCGGTGGTGGCGACATGGGCGCGCTGATGCGCGCTTACGACTGGCGTTCCTCGCCGCTCGGCCCGCCATCCGGCTGGCCTCAGGGCCTGCGCACGGCGATCCGCATCCTGCTCAACAGCTATCACCCGATATTCATCTGGTGGGGGCCTGAGCTCATCCAGTTCTACAATGACGCCTATCGCGCGACGCTGGACGACCAGCAGCATCCGCGTGCGCTCGGCGAGCAAGGTCGCGCGTTCTGGCATGAGATCTGGCATATCATCGGCCCGCAGGTCGATCAGGTGATGTCCGGTGGCGGCCCCACCTGGCATGAGGATCAGTTGATCCCCGTCACTCGCAACGGCGAGCTGACCTACGGCTATTGGACCTATGGTTACAGCCCGCTTGATGGCGATGACGGCATCGGCGGCGTGATGGTGATCTGCCGTGATGTCACGAAGGACCATCAGGCCAATATCGCGCTGCGCGAACGCGAGGCCGAACTGGCGCGCGTGCAGGAGATCGGCAGTATCGGCGGTCTCGAAGTCGATCTGCGAACGGGTTTCCGCAACCGCCGCTCGCCGGAATATCTGCGCATCCATGGCCTGCCGCCGGATGCCGTCAACGAGTCGCATCAGGATTGGGTGGCGCGCGTCCATCCCGAAGATCGCGAAGCGACCGAGCAGAAATTCATCGAGGCCGTCAAAAGCGGCGTGCAAGAATATAGCGTGCAGTATCGCATCATTCGCCCAAGCGATGGCGCGCTGCGCTGGATCTCCGTCAAGTCGATCATCGAGCGCGATGAGAGTGGAAAGCCGCTCCGCCTGGTCGGCGCGCATACCGATGTCACCGAAGAGGTGCAGTCTCGCGAGGCTTTGCAGCGCAGTGAGGAACAGGCCAAGCAGCTTGCGCTCAAACTTGCCGAACTCAATGCCACGCTGGCGGAGCGCGTGCGTGAAAAGACCCGCGAGCGCGATCGCATCTGGAGCGTGTCGCGCGACCTCCTGATGGTGGCCGACTATAGCGGGGCCTGGCGCACGGTGAACCCGGCCTGGACGCAGGTGCTCGGCTGGAGCGAGACCGATCTGCTCGATCGTACCTCGCGCTGGCTCGAACATCCCGACGACCAGGCCAAGACGATCGCCGAGATCGAGAAGCTCGCTCTGGGTTATCAGACGATCCGGTTCGAGAACCGGCTGCGCCACAAGGACGGGTCCTACCGCTGGCTATCCTGGACCGCGACGCCCGATAATGAGCTGATCTATTGCGTGGCGCGTGACGTCACCGAGGAGAAGGCCGCCGCCGAGCGCCTGAAAGCCGCGGAAGAAGCGCTGCGTCAGTCGCAGAAGATGGAAGCGGTCGGCCAGCTCACGGGCGGCATTGCACACGATTTCAACAATCTGCTGACCGGCATCGTCGGTTCGCTCGACCTGATGCAAACGCGCCTCGGCCAGGGCCGCACCGAGAGCCTTCCGCGTTACATCGATGCGGCGATGACCTCGGCCAATCGCGCGGCGTCGCTCACGCACCGGCTGCTGGCTTTCGCGCGACGACAGCCGCTGGTGCCGAAGGCGGTCGATGCCAATGCGCTGGTGATGTCGCTCGAGGACCTTTTGCGGCGAACCATCGGCGAGCGGCTCGAGTTGCATATCGCGGCCGCGCCGGACCTGTGGTCCACGCTGTGCGATCCCAACCAGCTCGAAAGTGCGCTGCTCAATCTCGCCATCAATGCGCGCGACGCCATGCCGGATGGCGGCAGGCTGTCGATCGTCACCCGCAACATCCATGTCGGAACCATCACGGCGGATACGCCGGCACTGACGCCCGGCGACTATATCTGCATCGCAGTGGCGGATACCGGCACCGGCATGACGGCGGATGTACTGGCGCGCGCCTTCGATCCGTTCTTCACGACCAAGCCGATCGGGCAGGGCACCGGCCTCGGCCTGTCGATGATCTACGGCTTCGCGCGACAGTCGAATGGCCATGTCAGCATCGACAGCCATGTCGGCCTCGGCACCAGTGTGAAGCTCTATCTTCCACGCCACGAAGGCGCCGCGTCGGAAGATGTCGCCGGCACGCAGCGTGACGAGCACAAGTCGGCGGGCGAAACGGTGCTTGTCGTCGAAGACGAGCCTGTGGTGCGGGCAGTCGTCGTCGAACTGTTGCAGGACGAAGGCTACCACGTGCTCGAAGCGATCGACGGCACATCCGGCCTGGCCGTGTTGCAAGGGAACGCCAAGATCGATCTGCTAGTCACCGATGTCGGCCTGCCCGGCATGAATGGTCGCCAGCTTGCAGATCAGGCGCGAGAGACGCGGCCTGATCTGAAGATTCTCTTCATCACCGGCTATGCCGAAAGCGTCGCGATGGCGGAAGGCTTTCTGCTGCCGGGCATGGAGATGATCACCAAGCCGTTCGATCTCGATATCCTGTCCCGGCGCATCCGCGCGATGATTAGCGTCTAG
- a CDS encoding extracellular catalytic domain type 1 short-chain-length polyhydroxyalkanoate depolymerase gives MSLADNIEFFRHLPKMAGGLNGMGRTELPVGDSPLEEVTDFGSNPGNLKMFAYAPEQLAPKPALVVVLHGCTQTAAGYDLGSGWSKLAQRYGFVLVMPEQTRANNSNTCFNWFAAEDISRDSGEALSIRQMVEHAAIAHGVDAKRIYVTGLSAGGAMASVMLATYPDVFAAGAIIAGLPYGIAQSTQEALAGMYRAPTRSMQELGDLVRKASPHQGPWPRVSVWHGAADRTVNPANAGEIVKQWLGLHGLPDAPMSAGDVDGYPREVWWNGTGETVVESYTITGMVHGTPLAIEGQEDAYGAATKFMLDAGIASSWHIAQFFGLTKQAPIRTAASEESRSRPSRPQQQRAEQDRRSKRRNPPGRRASDVSGVVTRALSAIGLIK, from the coding sequence GTGTCCCTCGCCGATAACATCGAATTCTTCCGCCACCTCCCCAAAATGGCGGGTGGCCTGAACGGCATGGGCCGCACCGAGCTTCCCGTTGGCGACAGTCCGCTGGAGGAAGTGACCGACTTCGGCAGCAATCCCGGCAATCTCAAAATGTTCGCCTATGCGCCGGAGCAGCTTGCGCCGAAGCCGGCACTGGTCGTCGTGCTGCATGGCTGCACGCAGACGGCTGCCGGTTATGACCTCGGCTCGGGCTGGTCGAAGCTGGCGCAGCGCTATGGTTTCGTGCTCGTGATGCCCGAGCAGACACGTGCGAATAACAGCAACACATGCTTCAACTGGTTCGCCGCCGAAGATATCAGCCGCGATAGCGGCGAAGCATTATCGATCCGACAGATGGTCGAGCATGCGGCCATCGCTCATGGTGTCGATGCCAAACGCATCTATGTCACCGGCCTGTCCGCTGGTGGCGCAATGGCGTCTGTGATGCTCGCCACCTATCCCGACGTGTTTGCCGCCGGCGCAATCATTGCCGGCCTGCCTTACGGCATTGCGCAATCGACGCAGGAGGCGCTGGCCGGCATGTATCGCGCGCCGACGCGCAGCATGCAGGAGCTCGGCGATCTCGTCCGCAAGGCGTCGCCGCATCAGGGGCCGTGGCCGCGCGTCTCGGTCTGGCATGGCGCAGCCGATCGCACCGTCAATCCCGCCAATGCCGGCGAGATCGTCAAGCAGTGGCTGGGCCTTCATGGCCTCCCGGACGCGCCGATGTCCGCAGGCGATGTCGATGGCTATCCGCGCGAGGTGTGGTGGAACGGGACTGGCGAGACCGTGGTGGAGTCCTACACCATCACCGGCATGGTCCATGGCACGCCGCTGGCCATCGAAGGTCAGGAAGACGCCTATGGTGCCGCCACCAAATTCATGCTCGATGCCGGCATCGCCTCGTCCTGGCACATCGCGCAGTTTTTCGGCCTGACGAAGCAGGCGCCGATCCGTACCGCAGCGAGCGAAGAGTCGCGTAGCCGACCATCGCGCCCGCAGCAACAGCGCGCGGAACAGGATCGCCGCAGCAAAAGGCGCAACCCGCCCGGTCGACGCGCGTCGGACGTCTCCGGCGTCGTCACCCGCGCGCTCTCTGCGATCGGCCTGATCAAGTAA
- a CDS encoding pentapeptide MXKDX repeat protein, which yields MKKIILAAICATALGAAPAAFAQTTSQDSSKMGSGMQKSDGMSKDGMAKDGMKKDTMSKDGMQKDNMKKDNMMKKN from the coding sequence ATGAAGAAGATCATTCTCGCCGCCATCTGTGCCACCGCGCTCGGTGCCGCGCCCGCCGCCTTTGCCCAGACCACCAGTCAGGATTCAAGCAAGATGGGCTCCGGCATGCAGAAGAGCGACGGCATGTCCAAAGATGGCATGGCGAAAGACGGGATGAAGAAGGACACCATGTCCAAAGACGGCATGCAAAAAGACAATATGAAGAAAGACAACATGATGAAGAAGAACTAG